CGGAAGCTAATACCGGATATGACGTGCGGAGGCATCTCCTGTACGTGGAAAGAATTTCGGTCAAGGATGGACTCGCGGCCTATCAGGTAGTTGGTGAGGTAATGGCTCACCAAGCCTACGACGGGTAGCCGGCCTGAGAGGGTGACCGGCCACACTGGGACTGAGACACGGCCCAGACTCCTACGGGAGGCAGCAGTGGGGAATATTGCACAATGGGCGCAAGCCTGATGCAGCAACGCCGCGTGAGGGATGACGGCCTTCGGGTTGTAAACCTCTTTTAGTAGGGAAGAAGCGAAAGTGACGGTACCTGCAGAAAAAGCACCGGCTAACTACGTGCCAGCAGCCGCGGTAATACGTAGGGTGCGAGCGTTGTCCGGAATTATTGGGCGTAAAGAGCTCGTAGGCGGTCTGTCGCGTCTGCTGTGAAAACCCGAGGCTCAACCTCGGGCCTGCAGTGGGTACGGGCAGACTAGAGTGCGGTAGGGGAGAATGGAATTCCTGGTGTAGCGGTGGAATGCGCAGATATCAGGAGGAACACCGATGGCGAAGGCAGTTCTCTGGGCCGTAACTGACGCTGAGGAGCGAAAGCGTGGGGAGCGAACAGGATTAGATACCCTGGTAGTCCACGCCGTAAACGTTGGGCGCTAGATGTGGGGACCATTCCACGGTTTCCGTGTCGCAGCTAACGCATTAAGCGCCCCGCCTGGGGAGTACGGCCGCAAGGCTAAAACTCAAAGGAATTGACGGGGGCCCGCACAAGCGGCGGAGCATGCGGATTAATTCGATGCAACGCGAAGAACCTTACCAAGGCTTGACATACACGAGAACGCTCTAGAAATAGGGAACTCTTTGGACACTCGTGAACAGGTGGTGCATGGTTGTCGTCAGCTCGTGTCGTGAGATGTTGGGTTAAGTCCCGCAACGAGCGCAACCCTCGTTCTATGTTGCCAGCGCGTTATGGCGGGAACTCATAGGAGACTGCCGGGGTCAACTCGGAGGAAGGTGGGGATGACGTCAAATCATCATGCCCCTTATGTCTTGGGCTTCACGCATGCTACAATGGCCGGTACAAAGGGCTGCAATACCGTAAGGTGGAGCGAATCCCAAAAAGCCGGTCTCAGTTCGGATTGAGGTCTGCAACTCGACCTCATGAAGTCGGAGTCGCTAGTAATCGCAGATCAGCAACGCTGCGGTGAATACGTTCCCGGGCCTTGTACACACCGCCCGTCAAGTCATGAAAGTCGGTAACACCCGAAGCCGGTGGCCCAACCCTTGTGGAGGGAGCCGTCGAAGGTGGGATCGGTGATTAGGACTAAGTCGTAACAAGGTAGCCGTACCGGAAGGTGCGGCTGGATCACCTCCTTTCTAAGGAGCAGCTGGCACCCACTGGGTGTCCATGCGCCGGATCCGAGGCGAATGTTCTCGGCCGGTTAGCTCATGGGTGGAACATTGACATTGGTGTCGGGCTGAAGGGCCCGAGCTCAGTACGCTTCTTCGGAAGTTGGAACGGTTCGGATCTGGATGGCCGGCACATGCACGCTGTTGGGTCCTGAGGGACCGGACCTCGCTCGATACGAGTGGGAGACGAATCCTCTGGACCTTTTCTTGTTGGCCATCACTCGGCCGGCGGAGAAGGTACCGCCCGTACTTTGAGAACTACACAGTGGACGCGAGCATCTTAGATTGATCCTTTATGGATCAGTCACTAGATGATCTGATTTATTAGATCATTGGTCAATCTGCTCATCTTCGGATGAGTCGATCGATTCTAAAACTCATGTGATTTCAAGTTTCTAAGAGCAAACGGTGGATGCCTTGGCATCTGGAGCCGAAGAAGGACGTAGCAATCTGCGATAAGCCTCGGGGAGTTGATAAGCGAACTTTGATCCGAGGATGTCCGAATGGGGAAACCCCGCTGGGCCCGTGAGGTGACCCAGTGACTCCCGCCTGAATATATAGGGCGGGTAGAGGGAACGTGGGGAAGTGAAACATCTCAGTACCCACAGGAAGAGAAAGCAAAAGCGATTCCGTTAGTAGTGGCGAGCGAAACCGGAAGAGGCTAAACCGATCATGTGTGATAGCCGGCAGGCGTTGCATGGTCGGGGTTGTGGGACTTTTCTGCAGCTTCTGCCGAACTGCGAGCGTTACAGAGGATCATAGGTGAATGGCTTTGAAAGGTCAGCCGTAGAGGGTGCCAGCCCCGTAACTGAAATGGTCCGATGGCGCGAAGAGTATCCCAAGTAGCACGGGGCCCGAGAAATCCCGTGTGAATCTGTCAGGACCACCTGATAAGCCTAAATACTCCCAGATGACCGATAGCGGACAAGTACCGTGAGGGAAAGGTGAAAAGTACCCCGGGAGGGGAGTGAAATAGTACCTGAAACCGTTTGCTTACAAACCGTTGGAGCCTCCGTGTTGGGGTGACAGCGTGCCTTTTGAAGAATGAGCCTGCGAGTTAGCGATATGTGGCGAGGTTAACCCGTGTGGGGTAGCCGTAGCGAAAGCGAGTCTGAATAGGGCGATTCAGTCGCATGTCCTAGACCCGAAGCGAAGTGATCTATCCATGGCCAGGCTGAAGCGACGGTAAGACGTCGTGGAGGGCCGAACCCACTTAGGTTGAAAACTGAGGGGATGAGCTGTGGATAGGGGTGAAAGGCCAATCAAACTTCGTGATAGCTGGTTCTCTCCGAAATGCATTTAGGTGCAGCGTTGCGTGTTTCTTGCCGGAGGTAGAGCTACTGGATGGCCGATGGGCCCCAAAAGGTTACTGACGTCAGCCAAACTCCGAATGCCGGTAAGTGAGAGCGCAGCAGTGAGACGGTGGGGGATAAGCTTCATCGTCGAGAGGGAAACAACCCAGACCACCAACTAAGGTCCCTAAGCGCGTGCTAAGTGGGAAAGGATGTGGAGTTGCACAGACAACCAGGAGGTTGGCTTAGAAGCAGCCACCCTTGAAAGAGTGCGTAATAGCTCACTGGTCAAGTGATTCCGCGCCGACAATGTAACGGGGCTCAAGCACGCCACCGAAGTTGTGGCATTGACATTTTTGGTAGGCCTTCGTGGTCCAGCCGTGTTGATGGGTAGGAGAGCGTCGTGTGGCGAGTGAAGCGGCGGTGGAAACCAGCCGTGGACGCTACACGAGTGAGAATGCAGGCATGAGTAGCGAAAGACGGGTGAGAAACCCGTCCTCCGAAAGACCAAGGGTTCCAGGGCCAGGCTAATCCGCCCTGGGTAAGTCGGGACCTAAGGCGAGGCCGACAGGCGTAGTCGATGGACAACGGGTTGATATTCCCGTACCGGCGAAGAACCGCCCAAGCTAATCCAGTGGTGCTAAGAGTCCTAATCCCGGATTCGGATCCCTTCGGGGTGAAGGTCCGGGCCTAACGCTCGACCCCATGCTGGTGCGGCTAGCGTATTAACAGGTGTGACGCAGGAAGGTAGCTGTACCGGGCGATGGTTGTCCCGGGGCAAGGATGTAGGGCAAGAGATAGGCAAATCCGTCTCTTATAGAGCCTGAGACCTTACGCATAGCCGTCAAGGCGAATTCAGTGATCCTATGCTGCCGAGAAAAGCATCGACGCGAGGTTCCAGCCGCCCGTACCCCAAACCGACTCAGGTGGTCAGGTAGAGAATACCAAGGAGATCGAGAGAATCGTGGTTAAGGAACTCGGCAAAATGCCCCCGTAACTTCGGGAGAAGGGGGGCCTGAGGCGTGAAGGGATTTACTCCTGGAGCGTTTGAAGGCCGCAGAGACCAGTGGGAAGCGACTGTTTACTAAAAACACAGGTCCGTGCCAAGTCGCAAGACGATGTATACGGACTGACGCCTGCCCGGTGCTGGAAGGTTAAGAGGAAGGGTTAGCTTTACGCGAAGCTCAGAATTTAAGCCCCAGTAAACGGCGGTGGTAACTATAACCATCCTAAGGTAGCGAAATTCCTTGTCGGGTAAGTTCCGACCTGCACGAATGGCGTAACGACTTCCCAGCTGTCTCAACCGCGAACTCGGCGAAATTGCATTACGAGTAAAGATGCTCGTTACGCGCAGCAGGACGGAAAGACCCCGTGACCTTTACTATAGCTTGGTATTGGTGTTCGGTGTGGCTTGTGTAGGATAGGTGGGAGACTATGAAGCCGGCACGCCAGTGTCGGTGGAGTCATTGTTGAAATACCACTCTGGTCACTCTGGATATCTAACTTAGAACCGTAATCCGGTTCAGGGACAGTGCCTGGTGGGTAGTTTAACTGGGGCGGTTGCCTCCCAAAAAGTAACGGAGGCGCCCAAAGGTTCCCTCAACCTGGTTGGCAATCAGGTGTCGAGTGTAAGTGCACAAGGGAGCTTGACTGTGAGACTGACAAGTCGAGCAGGGACGAAAGTCGGGACTAGTGATCCGGCAGTGGCTTGTGGAAGCGCTGTCGCTCAACGGATAAAAGGTACCTCGGGGATAACAGGCTGATCTTGCCCAAGAGTCCATATCGACGGCATGGTTTGGCACCTCGATGTCGGCTCGTCGCATCCTGGGGCTGGAGTAGGTCCCAAGGGTTGGGCTGTTCGCCCATTAAAGCGGTACGCGAGCTGGGTTTAGAACGTCGTGAGACAGTTCGGTCCCTATCCGCTGCGCGCGTAGGAAATTTGAGAGGATCTGACCCTAGTACGAGAGGACCGGGTTGGACGAACCTCTGGTGTGCCAGTTGTTCTGCCAAGAGCACCGCTGGTTAGCTACGTTCGGGATGGATAACCGCTGAAAGCATCTAAGCGGGAAGCCGGCCTCAAGATGAGATTTCCATACCCTTTGGGTGAGAGGCTCCCAGCTAGACTACTGGGTTGATAGGCCGGATGTGGAAGTGGGGACTAAAGACCCATGGAGCTGACCGGTACTAATAAGCCGATAACTTGATAATCACTACTCTCATACTGTTGTAAGGCTGGTATGAGAGGCCAGATTGCCCGCGTCCACTATGTGGTTCTCGATGTACGGTCGAGAACCGATTCAAGCAAAGCTTGATCGTTCACTTTGATACATCAATAGTGTTTCGGCGGCCATAGCGAGAGGGAAACGCCCGGTCACATTCCGAACCCGGAAGCTAAGACTCTCTGCGCCGATGGTACTGCAGGGGGGACCCTGTGGGAGAGTAGGACACCGCCGGACTTCTTCGTGAAATGGCCACCCAGTGATGGGTGGCCATTTTTCGTTTAACGACCGTCTTAATCGACGGTCACTTCTGCTGCATCCGTGCCGCCTCCTCGAAGCGCTGCCGCGGGTGGCGCACGGCGCTCGTGGGAGCCGTGTCCCGCGGGGTGACGGCATTCGCGATCCAGCCGAGCGCGAGGCGCAGCCGCCGAGCGGTGCTGGGCAACGCGATCGCGTGATAGACCTTGTCCACCGCCCAGGCCGGCACCCCGCGAAGCGGTACGCCGCGCAGAACAGCGGCGCCCTGCAGGCCGCTGTAGCTGGCGAGCGTGCCGAGGTTCTTGTGCCGATACTCGACGGGGGCCTCACCGCGGGCGGCTCGGCGCAAGTTCTCGGCGAGGGTCTTCGCTTGGCGGATCGCATTCTGCGCGTTCGGGGGATAGTAGGCCGGCTGCTTCTGGGCCGTCAGGTCCGGGACCTGCGCCGCGTCGCCGAGCGCCCAGAGGCCGTCGATGCGGTGGCCATCGTCGTCCACGACGTGCAGCGTGGCGTCGCACTGAACATGCCCCTTCGGCCCCAGCGGCACACCCGCGTGCTGGAGGACGGGGTGGGGCGTGACACCCGCGACCCAGACCAGCGTGTCCGTCGGAACGGAACGGCCGTTGCTCAGCTGCACGACACCTCCCTCGCAGCTCTTCGTCTCCGTCTTCAGGAGCACCTCGATGCCACGCCGGCGAAGCAGGCGCAGCGTCCACTGGGAGAGCTGGGGCGTGAGCTCCGCCGCGATGCGATCGGCCACCTCCACCAGCAGCCACCGCATCTGCTCGCCGTCGAGTTCGGGAAGGCGGTCGATCTCCGCCGAGGCCAGACGCTGGAGCTCGGCGATCGCCTCCACGCCGGTGTACCCGCCGCCGATGAAGACGAAGGTGAGGGCGCGCTCGCGAGCCTGCGGGTCGGTGGTGGCCGCGGCGAAGCGGAGGCGTTCGAGCACGTGGTCCCGGAGGTAGATCGCCTCCTCGATGCTCGAGAAGCCGATCGCGTTCTCGACGAGACCCGGGATGGGCAGGATCTTGCTCACGGCACCGAGCGCGAACACGAGGTGGTCATAGGAGAGCTGCCGCGTCGAGCCGTCGATGCCCTCGACGACGGCGATCTGCGCCTCCGGGTCGACCGACTGCACGGAGCCCGCGACCACGTCGGCGTGCCGCAGCGGTCTGCGCAGCGGCACCGCGGTGTCGCGCGGCTGGGTCTCGCCGCCGGCGACCTCAGGCAGCAGCGGTTTGTAGGTGAGGTACGGCTGCGGGTCGACGACGGTCAGCCGCAGCCGATGGGCGCCCGCCTCCCGTCTCAGGTCGCGAGCGAGGGTGAAGCCGGCGAAACCGGCCCCGAGAATGAGGACGTGCGGCTCTGTCATGAGCGTGCTCCTTCCGCGGTCTCGATGGGGATCCGCCCCTCCGTGGTCGCCGTGCCGCCGGAGAGCAGCTGGAACGCGCTCCGGACGAGGGCGAAGTGGCTGAAGGCCTGGGGCGCGTTACCGAGCTGCCGCTCGCCGCGGACGTCCCACTCCTCGCTGAGCAGGCCGACGTCGTTGCGGAGGGCGAGCAGGCGCAGGAACAGCTCCTCCGCCTCGTCGCGACGGCCGGCGCCGATCAGCGCGTCGACCATCCAGAAGGAGCAGGCGAGGAAGACGCCCTCCTGGCCGGGGAGTCCGTCGTCGCTCGCCTCCGGGCGGTAGCGGAGGACGAAGCCGTCGACCGTCAGCTCGCGCTGGATCGCGTCGATCGTGCCGATGACGCGCGGGTCGTCGCCGGGCAGGAAACCGACGCGGGGGATGAGCAGCAGGGCGGCATCCAGCTCTTTCGAGCCGTAGGACTGCACGAACGTGTTCCGGTCGGCGTCGTAGCCGTTGGCCAGGATGTCGCGGCGGATCTGCGCCCGGAGCCGCTCCCAGCGGCGGACCGGACCGGGCAGGCCGAAGCGCCGGGCGCCCTCCACCATCCGGTCGGCGGCGACCCAGCTCATGAGCTTGGAGTGCGTGAAGTGCCGGGTGGGGCCGCGCACCTCCCACAGGCCGCTGTCCTTCTCCTGCCAGATGCGGCTGAGGTGGTCGATCAGCACCTGCTGCACGGACCAGGCGTCGTCGCCCGCTCCGATCGTCGTCCTGGTCAGCGCAAGGCCGTCGAGCACCTCGCCCCACACGTCGAGCTGCAGCTGCTCGGCGGCGGCGTTGCCGATGCGCACCGGGGTCGAGCCGTCGAAGCCGGTGAGCCAGTCGAGCGACTCCTCCGGCAACCGGCGACGGCCGTCGATGCCGTACATGATGCGGAGGTCGGGCGGGTCGCCGGCCACGGCGCGCAGCAGCCAGTCGCGCCAGGCCCGCGCCTCGTCCTCGTAGCCGGCGGTGAGCAGGGACTGCAGCGCGAGCGTCGCATCCCGGAGCCAGCAGAACCGGTAGTCCCAGTTGCGCGGGCCGTCCGGCTGCTCGGGGAGGGAGGTGGTGGGGGCGGCGACGATGCCGCCGGTCGGCTCGTAGGTGAGCGCTTTGAGCGTGATCAGCGAGCGCTGGATCGCGTCACGGTAGGGGCCGTAGGCCCGGCCCTGCGCGCTCCACCTCGTCC
The sequence above is a segment of the Leifsonia williamsii genome. Coding sequences within it:
- a CDS encoding NAD(P)/FAD-dependent oxidoreductase; this encodes MTEPHVLILGAGFAGFTLARDLRREAGAHRLRLTVVDPQPYLTYKPLLPEVAGGETQPRDTAVPLRRPLRHADVVAGSVQSVDPEAQIAVVEGIDGSTRQLSYDHLVFALGAVSKILPIPGLVENAIGFSSIEEAIYLRDHVLERLRFAAATTDPQARERALTFVFIGGGYTGVEAIAELQRLASAEIDRLPELDGEQMRWLLVEVADRIAAELTPQLSQWTLRLLRRRGIEVLLKTETKSCEGGVVQLSNGRSVPTDTLVWVAGVTPHPVLQHAGVPLGPKGHVQCDATLHVVDDDGHRIDGLWALGDAAQVPDLTAQKQPAYYPPNAQNAIRQAKTLAENLRRAARGEAPVEYRHKNLGTLASYSGLQGAAVLRGVPLRGVPAWAVDKVYHAIALPSTARRLRLALGWIANAVTPRDTAPTSAVRHPRQRFEEAARMQQK
- a CDS encoding glycoside hydrolase family 15 protein, with protein sequence MTQRRIEDYALIGDLHTAAMVSVNGSVDWLCLPHFDSAACFAAMLDQDRAGRWRIAPRGADRCTRRRYRGDTLILETEWETPDGGVRVTDFMPVRDRAADLVRTVEGLSGSVEMELDLLLRFDYGHVVPWVTSVERGIRAIAGPDAVLVTSDVPLTGRDLRTVADFTVSAGERVSFVLTWFPSHLPAPEPADPQEALAATELYWTRWSAQGRAYGPYRDAIQRSLITLKALTYEPTGGIVAAPTTSLPEQPDGPRNWDYRFCWLRDATLALQSLLTAGYEDEARAWRDWLLRAVAGDPPDLRIMYGIDGRRRLPEESLDWLTGFDGSTPVRIGNAAAEQLQLDVWGEVLDGLALTRTTIGAGDDAWSVQQVLIDHLSRIWQEKDSGLWEVRGPTRHFTHSKLMSWVAADRMVEGARRFGLPGPVRRWERLRAQIRRDILANGYDADRNTFVQSYGSKELDAALLLIPRVGFLPGDDPRVIGTIDAIQRELTVDGFVLRYRPEASDDGLPGQEGVFLACSFWMVDALIGAGRRDEAEELFLRLLALRNDVGLLSEEWDVRGERQLGNAPQAFSHFALVRSAFQLLSGGTATTEGRIPIETAEGARS